A single region of the Raphanus sativus cultivar WK10039 chromosome 1, ASM80110v3, whole genome shotgun sequence genome encodes:
- the LOC108809777 gene encoding BTB/POZ domain-containing protein At1g21780 yields the protein MGDTKVETISRLAQWRIENFGPCSFKKSDPFKAGIWNWHLSIERNRFLSVRLFPELSRVSKEQPPIAKFVLRVSNVGPNRKLYISPVYEKLLRTTDDCVWHVDSSFHGRFTIDVEFLDLKICPLNGGEASPVWPTDTTMQSISTQTTLKCLSRMLEENILSDVTIHTSGGTLSAHKAILSASSNVFRSMFHHDLKEKESSTIHIDDMSRESCMALLSYLYGSITQEDFWKHRLALLGAANKYDITDLKAACEESLMEDINSGNVLERLQEAWLYQLEKLKKGCLMYLFDFGKIYDVREEISGFFRQADRELMLEMFQEVLSVWKPV from the exons ATGGGGGACACGAAGGTGGAGACAATCTCGAGATTAGCTCAATGGCGGATTGAAAATTTTGGACCTTGCTCTTTCAAAAAGTCTGATCCTTTCAAAGCTGGAATCTGGAATTG GCATCTGTCTATAGAGAGGAATCGTTTCCTATCTGTTAGGCTCTTCCCAGAACTCTCTCGTGTATCCAAGGAACAACCTCCTATTGCTAAATTTGTTCTTCGTGTCTCCAACGTTGGCCCTAACCGTAAACTATACATCTCTCCTG TGTATGAGAAACTGCTGCGTACAACTGATGATTGTGTGTGGCATGTGGATTCAAGCTTCCACGGTCGTTTCACCATTGATGTTGAGTTTCTTGATCTCAAAATCTGCCCTTTGAAT GGTGGTGAAGCTTCACCTGTTTGGCCAACGGATACAACAATGCAATCAATCTCAACGCAAACCACTCTCAAATGCTTATCCCGTATGCTAGAAGAAAACATCCTCTCCGACGTAACCATCCACACATCCGGCGGGACGCTCTCCGCTCACAAGGCCATCCTCTCCGCCAGCTCAAACGTCTTCAGAAGCATGTTCCATCACGACCTCAAGGAGAAAGAGTCATCCACCATCCACATCGACGACATGTCTAGAGAATCCTGCATGGCGCTCCTTAGCTACCTCTACGGAAGCATAACGCAGGAAGACTTCTGGAAACACAGGCTCGCGCTTCTAGGAGCCGCGAACAAGTACGATATCACGGATCTGAAGGCGGCATGCGAGGAGAGCCTGATGGAAGATATAAACTCCGGGAACGTGCTGGAGAGGCTGCAGGAGGCTTGGCTTTATCAGCTGGAGAAACTGAAGAAAGGGTGTTTGATGTATTTGTTTGATTTCGGAAAGATTTATGATGTCAGGGAGGAGATCAGCGGTTTCTTCAGGCAGGCTGATCGTGAGCTGATGCTGGAGATGTTCCAGGAGGTTTTGTCGGTGTGGAAACCGGTTTga
- the LOC108859266 gene encoding uncharacterized protein LOC108859266, whose translation MARTGTGKNGAGQFFLATLLLWLVSVVFEIAFNLRTELLWVISGGCFFQSANWFVRACLSRDPLFVNTSVSLLHSIITSASVVFILLNQCLEKGVDEMFDHSELVGGAWNWAHPALCFSCGYFAYDQWDMLRYRLYSGLIPSILVHHLVLLVCFTLALYRNVTINYLILTLICEMHSIFLHVRKLRRMAGIRDSGTALVKLEWVLNWTAFVFARCIPHILITVKLIKDAHKFGRGVEWPLALFGMAGMNILNVGLGMDLFHAFRRERSNRRNQEKSNHVE comes from the exons ATGGCGAGGACGGGAACTGGGAAGAACGGTGCGGGGCAATTCTTCCTGGCGACGCTGCTTCTATGGCTAGTCTCCGTCGTGTTCGAGATTGCCTTCAACCTAAGGACCGAGCTTCTCTGGGTGATCAGCGGAGGATGCTTCTTTCAATCGGCGAATTGGTTTGTTCGTGCTTGCCTCTCTCGTGACCCTCTCTTCGTTAACACCTCCGTCTCGCTCCTACACTCAATCATCACCTCCGCCTCAg TGGTTTTCATTctgctcaaccaatgcttagagAAAGGTGTAGACGAGATGTTCGATCATTCTGAGCTCGTTGGTGGGGCTTGGAACTGGGCACACCCTGCTCTGTGTTTCTCTTGCGGTTACTTTGCTTATGACCAGTGGGATATGCTTCGGTACCGTTTGTACAGCGGTTTAATACCTTCTATCCTGGTCCACCATCTCGTCCTCCTCGTTTGCTTCACTTTGGCTCTGTACCGGAACGTAACCATCAACTACCTCATCCTTACTCTCATTTGCGAG ATGCATTCGATCTTTCTGCACGTGAGGAAGCTAAGGAGGATGGCGGGAATCCGTGACAGCGGCACGGCGTTGGTGAAACTGGAGTGGGTACTAAACTGGACGGCCTTTGTGTTTGCGAGATGCATTCCTCACATTCTCATCACTGTCAAGCTGATCAAAGACGCGCACAAGTTTGGGAGAGGTGTTGAGTGGCCGCTCGCTCTGTTTGGTATGGCTGGAATGAACATCCTCAATGTGGGTCTTGGGATGGATCTGTTTCATGCTTTTAGAAGAGAGAGAAGcaacagaagaaatcaagagaAGAGTAACCATGTAGAATGA
- the LOC108860655 gene encoding uncharacterized protein LOC108860655 isoform X1, with product MDMYKDDSSPYCYFHPKEEYVGVCPLCLNERLLVLASKQRSSRTKHSSSSSIISLPKIFAFSALLSRLDLRHHRKFSPPSDLDVSTSQEDSFISIKFENDGNASWEKKTECVDNINSTCKEQQSLITSSTSIVERKSVKSSLRWRKRIGHLFHVIKLRSGLSTSSRHVASSSKVEGTKVRKQGWVVRTLTRRKTRKTVPTTEIVWKKLTIKLLGTRYSNDWNHILDSLTDTTLDCNTLFLLRSALQSTIHSLWRERTNQHHRATPTDPHLVTR from the exons ATGGATATGTACAAAGATGATAGCTCACCATACTGTTATTTCCACCCGAAGGAAGAATATGTGGGAGTGTGTCCACTCTGTTTGAACGAGAGGCTTCTGGTTTTAGCTTCAAAGCAGAGATCGTCAAGAACCAAacattcttcatcttcatcaatcATTAGCCTCCCTAAGATCTTTGCCTTTAGCGCTCTCCTCAGTCGCCTCGATCTCAGGCACCACCGGAAATTCAGTCCACCATCCGATCTTGACGTCTCCACAAGCCAAGAAG ATTCTTTTATATCAATCAAATTCGAAAATGATGGAAACGCGTCGTGggaaaagaaaacagagtgTGTAGACAACATCAACTCAACATGTAAAGAGCAGCAGTCCCTAATAACTAGCAGTACTAGTATCGTAGAGCGTAAAAGTGTCAAGTCATCTCTGAGGTGGCGCAAACGTATTGGCCATCTTTTTCACGTAATTAAACTAAGATCAGGATTGTCCACCTCTTCTCGTCATGTGGCATCATCATCCAAGGTCGAAGGAACCAAAGTGAGGAAACAGGGTTGGGTGGTGAGGACCTTAACCAGAAGAAAAACCAGGAAAa CTGTACCTACAACTGAGATAGTTTGGAAGAAGCTCACCATCAAGTTGTTAGGGACTCGTTATTCGAATGACTGGAACCATATTCTGGACAGCCTGACGGATACAACTCTGGACTGCAACACTCTGTTTCTACTTCGGTCTGCACTTCAGTCAACTATTCACTCGCTATGGCGAGAACGAACCAATCAACATCACAGAGCAACACCTACAGACCCACATCTGGTAACAAGGTAA
- the LOC108860655 gene encoding uncharacterized protein LOC108860655 isoform X2: protein MDMYKDDSSPYCYFHPKEEYVGVCPLCLNERLLVLASKQRSSRTKHSSSSSIISLPKIFAFSALLSRLDLRHHRKFSPPSDLDVSTSQEDSFISIKFENDGNASWEKKTECVDNINSTCKEQQSLITSSTSIVERKSVKSSLRWRKRIGHLFHVIKLRSGLSTSSRHVASSSKVEGTKVRKQGWVVRTLTRRKTRKSKN from the exons ATGGATATGTACAAAGATGATAGCTCACCATACTGTTATTTCCACCCGAAGGAAGAATATGTGGGAGTGTGTCCACTCTGTTTGAACGAGAGGCTTCTGGTTTTAGCTTCAAAGCAGAGATCGTCAAGAACCAAacattcttcatcttcatcaatcATTAGCCTCCCTAAGATCTTTGCCTTTAGCGCTCTCCTCAGTCGCCTCGATCTCAGGCACCACCGGAAATTCAGTCCACCATCCGATCTTGACGTCTCCACAAGCCAAGAAG ATTCTTTTATATCAATCAAATTCGAAAATGATGGAAACGCGTCGTGggaaaagaaaacagagtgTGTAGACAACATCAACTCAACATGTAAAGAGCAGCAGTCCCTAATAACTAGCAGTACTAGTATCGTAGAGCGTAAAAGTGTCAAGTCATCTCTGAGGTGGCGCAAACGTATTGGCCATCTTTTTCACGTAATTAAACTAAGATCAGGATTGTCCACCTCTTCTCGTCATGTGGCATCATCATCCAAGGTCGAAGGAACCAAAGTGAGGAAACAGGGTTGGGTGGTGAGGACCTTAACCAGAAGAAAAACCAGGAAAagtaaaaattga
- the LOC108844813 gene encoding uncharacterized protein LOC108844813, producing MAIQVSKKITSVLIIVILFTIFSAQFSHSKTIDVGCVKNCIVNQCMKASKKATPAACDNPCKTMCTSSMGIKNYFVPGPGGRDPIKAFCSTFSWFCNN from the coding sequence ATGGCAATTCAAGtgtcaaaaaaaattactagtgttttgattattgtaattttatttacaattttttcagCACAATTCTCTCATTCTAAAACGATAGATGTAGGGTGTGTAAAAAACTGTATTGTGAATCAATGCATGAAAGCATCAAAGAAGGCGACTCCAGCAGCATGTGACAATCCATGCAAGACAATGTGTACTTCTTCAATGGGTATTAAGAATTACTTCGTTCCAGGACCTGGTGGTCGTGATCCAATAAAAGCATTCTGCAGTACATTTTCCTGGTTCTGCAACAATTAA